The DNA sequence CATGTCTATTCGAGTCTTCttaacaatggtggttccttcatgagtgatttgtaatttatcccagattttctttgctgttgtgcatcgtgatacccgtcggtactcctcgaagctgatagcacagttgagtagaTTTATGGCCTTGGCATTTAGTTccactttcttcctatcttcttcggtccagcttgcttctcGTTTAAGGgtgactactccttcagcacttgtgttaGTAGGAAACTGTGGTCTTTCTAGGATGATCTTCCAAAGCCTgtagtctactgcttgcacaaagatcttcattttctccttccaataggtataatttttcccattgaaaagaggcggtctgttgcttgactgtccttctgtgAGATTGTAagacaccagatttgagccactgctttctgccatgaggatcttttctccaagctgcaaagcttgatctctttgagaccaagctcttataccaattgatggtttcagtggctaagagaaggggggttgaatcttagccccctttttgcttgctaacacttgctgaacttagaagagacttttctgtttttatctcgtccctaaccacgagactttttcattttgtctcgtcacttggcacgagacattttttatatttggctcctgtgcagtagaaacagaaatggagtaggagagagaaaatattacacccagatatatcctagttcggctgctaagtgcagtgcagcctacatccagtttccatcacaaacatgatggaatttcactataatcttccagattacaaattgtaaagtgctaacccaacttacaaggggattcctacagaatcatgaaacacaacatagatgaacaaaggaactctaagacatctatggctttttttttcttttaattttgcactctctgcctttttccgctctatcgctttttcatacaaacctcactgtttgccttttttcatgagactcaagacatgacaaaattaaacagaaaaattacaaaacagaaaacattgaaggagaagaaaatctgtaagcttaggtagctatgagacttttgtgccttgcactctcactttcttttccttgaatcaaaccatgactgttcacccttttatagagaagtgaagccttcacagttgaaacacaaaaccgagcttagcttcttttccttcaaaacagaattggttcggccacacagagagaaGATAAaactcatgcaaaacccaacatgcaagtacctctagttcttccttggttatcactcttcatcaatccgagcgctccatccttggcttgctctccaagatgaatttctggcccttgatgcttcatgatgatgatgacttcatctgctccaatctctgcctcttccatcacttcgccactctaacTACTtcttgtggtggttgagcagaatcagagacaagccatgcctccaagaatatcaccttgctggccgaatcttcttccttcttttttagtatgaaggatccgagattacctcaccaaatcttactaCATTTGGTGATTATCTCCGTCACAGCATActtttggttttctttttcttgccatcattaacttgatggtcttaatggtcttgatgcatgcagcttCTTTTTTTCGGTGAGTGTAGCTTAATGTAGCTTCCATGGTTGCTGTGACATGaccgaaggaagaagaaagaaagattagagagagaagaaagaagatattCAATGGATTTGATCAAATAATTAATGTAGCAAAGAGAAGGAATAAAAGTGCACTCAAGTTTCCTACTTCCCTTTACTGAGAGGCGTGTAGAATCATTAAagccatcaaatcaatttctcTCTCTCATTGTTCCAAGGTCTGCAATAACTCCAATTAATAAAATTTGGATTCCATCAAGGAATAAAAGTGATATCTGTTGGAGCATGCAACAACATGATCAAAGGAGTGGGTTTTATTTGGAGCATGCAACAACATTAATGCAACAACAAGGAATAAAAGTGATATCccatctcccttttttttttatttcggaCCAAGCAAGTTGGTTATACACCAACAATAGATTTGGGCTTGCACATTTAAATCTAGCCCAAACCAATTCAGCCACAATGATTAAAACCATTTGTATGAATGCTGaataatttttaatcaaactGGGCTTGCTGTAGATTTCCTTTATTTTCGGCCCAACacaaaatctgcacaacaaaattattaattaagcaagtatgaattaagatcaaattaataattttgtaattaattattttaataatgtttgttcatcatcaaaattaagttagagttttccaaactcatcaatctcccccttgatgacaaacattattaaaattgaaatggaaagaaatttaaagattgagtaaagaatacttcctttgaatttgaatttctccccctttctaaatgtcacatggctcccccttaatgtatgctTATTTTACCAAGGAAAGCATTATCCTGTAACAATTTTGAAATCAAGCTTGAAGTAACAATATTATTCaacatattaattttgaaatgttgaatgcttgatttatgagcagagttTGGTGATatacaaaactcatttgttatcaataaatTGATTATCTGCTCAAAGCTTTACACATATCAACTGAGCACAAAACAATGTTGttcaaaaaatttcaattattttcCACTCATCACCTCTCAATACTTAAAACAATATCGTTTCAATTGTATTTAGATATCAGATAGAAAAAAACGACATTTACAAGTTTAGTATGGTTTCCGTCTAACTACGCAATCAATCTATTACCAAAAAATACCTCAAGAACGATAGttgttaaattcaaaataaatttgaaataattttaaatttaagaacGAAATCAAAGTTCAGTTGCAAATTCAATAACTACTTTAAAATTTAACTCGTTTAACCAAATATATATGACTATCTGAAATTTCACCATGTCATTTATATGTTAGTATTTCACAAATTAAAATGTTTGTATTTTGTGTATTTGACGTGTGCGTGGGTCACGGTCTTGAAGACACTTCAATGTTACTGTACCGGTACTCGAACTTATTCAACTTCTTGAATTAAGACAAGTCAATATAATCCTCAATATTTAGTAAGAAAGTTAAGAACACAATAGAATACAAGAGAAAAAGAAGTTTTGGTGGAAAAAAtactttattgctcaagtgtttgttacaaatgattcacacatgACTTACACACCAAAACTCTAACTCTCACCTCCTATTTATAACCACACCTTCTTAATGaatgtttaaaattaaatctaatcaacggttcagattaatcatccagaacttttattacaaatatctatcttaccacaattttttaaatacttttaaattattccatattattttttataattctataTGTACATTCTGACTCTTTTAAATTACTCTatgatcttttaaaattttttagattttctaaaatattttaaaattttttaaaatattttaaaatcatttaaaacattcttaaacattttaaaagaatatataaatactattaaaaaCATTTCAAGTGTTTCGAAAAATACCGGTACACCAATTATTTTAaccattaattttaaataatatatattatatactttttttataattcaaatcaacGATTAAAATAATGGTCGTGTACTTCTCGGTATACTTAAAATGCTTCCGATACTATTAAATATAACTTTCTAAAATTTGACCGTGACAATCAGCAATGATGAAAAAGAGTAAGATTTAAGAGAGGGAATGAGACAGAGGAAGCCGGAAAGTTTGGACGAATGAGAAAGAGGCGCGTGTGTATCCTTCGTTTCACGTTAACCACTTGCTCGTGCAGTCGTGTCTCATTCCGGTCCCCAATACCTTACACCGACCTAAAGCCCAAAACCAGAGGGCTTGAAGCCTTCTCAATTCTTCCTCTTCCCTTTTAATACACTCCTTctacttcttcattcttctacatCTTCTCTGCAAATGCTTCTTTGATCCAAAGGTAACCACCTCGCCCTCCCTCTCCGCATTTTTCCTAATCACTGCTATGCAATTCTAGGATCGAAATAGCATCTTCAATGAAGTCATAACCCTCATTAATACCTCTCATTCCTTTTAATTATTCTTTCTTCAATGAAGTCATAACCCTCATTATTCTGTTTTCGACATGGAATGTTTATTCAACTTCACCCGCCTTTGCTTCTAAAAAATGCTTACTCTCTTGTCTCCCTCATATTCGTATTATTATTAGTTAGGGATTCAGGAATTGCTTTCTGCATCTCAGTTGGAAAAATGCTACCTTTTCTCTAATTCATAGCTCATTGCACCTTCTCTTTAGTGGATTCAAGGAAATGCTAACCAAATCTAACTACAGTCTCGAGAGAATTCTGTAGAAAAGGTTTATATTTCGACAGCATCAAGCAAGTCATTCCCAGACCTAAATTCAACATGAACTTAACAAACTCTTAACACTGTATTACTGTACAGTTAAAAATGAATTTCATTTGGTTTTTGAATGCATGTAGTTTAAGCTCTCGAGGCTGGTAAAGGACTAAAGCCAAGGGTTGCTTCACCAGCTACAACGATGTTGCTTCATTTTTTCCTAGCTTCCTTTGTGTTCCTCAGCTCTGTCAAAGATGGGAGTGCCAGGATCACAAGCTCTTTCGTTCGCTCAGAGTATCCATCCGCCGACATCCCCCTCGACCATGAAGCATTTGCAGTTCCAAGGGGTTACAATGCACCTCAACAAGTAAGTTTTGAAATAATATTAATGACGATAATGTTATAAGCTAATGACTCGCTGCCTTAATTAAATCTGTTTAGGTACATATCACCCAAGGTGACTATGATGGAAAAGCAGTGATCATCTCCTGGGTGACAACTGATGAACCAGGATCCTGCAAAGTGCAATATGGAACATCAGAGAACAAACTTCAAGATTCTGCAGATGGCTCATTTACAAACTACACTTTCTATCAATACAAGTCTGGTTTCATTCATCAGTGCCTTATTGAAGATCTTGAGGTAATATTTTGATCAAATTGGAAAGTAGAACTATCATCAGCGGCATTCCATTGCagtgtcaaaattaaaaattgagaACGAAAATCCAGCTCTTGTCATGTGTTTTAACTTTCATAAGATTACACTATCTTTGTATAATTGTCATCTCACATTGTAGCTTTTGTTCATTTAATGTTCATTGATCTCCCCTTTTCAGTATGACACTAAATACTATTACAGAATAGGAAGTGGTGATTCTTCTCGAGATTTTTGGTTCAAAACACCTCCCAAAGTGGGGCCAGATGCTCCCTACAAATTTGGAATCATTGGTaagttgtctttttttttttccatgttTGTTCAACTACAACATGGTTTTTACATCCTGGATTTTAGAttcattcataaataaattattgtatgCACATTGCAGGTGATTTGGGCCAGACATTTAATTCGCTTTCCACACTTGATCACTACATTGAGAGCGGAGCTGAGACTGTGCTGTTTGTTGGGGATCTTTCTTATGCTGATAGGTATCAGTACAATGATGTTGGTCAGCGGTGGGATACATGGGGCCGGTTTGTTGAAAAAAGTACAGCATATCAACCATGGATTTGGTCTGCTGGAAATCATGAAATAGATTACATGCCCTATATGGTAGAGTACTAACCTGAGTCTGGGATGAGTATTGGTTATTCTTTTTCTGCACTAGTAGAGTAAAATGAAGTGATTACTTTATGCACCTATAGAATGGTAAAATCTAATTGTGGCCCTTTTCTCTTTTATCTATTGGAGGGTATGTGAAAAAGTGCACTCTATCCTACGACTAAACTACCATGTCTGGTACAGGGGAACTGTGTGATCATTTTCTTGAGTGATGTGTGATTTTTACCGATAGAATCATATTTTATTTTCCAGTGATGTTCTCTTACATTGCAAAGCTGAACTGATATTGATGCATGCTTATTTACTAAATGCAAACTATGGTTTGAGCTAGATGTCTTCTTTGTTTCGTGCCACCCTTGCTATTTTCTGTGGTTTTGTAGCAAATTTAATATgattaaaacttattttatacAGAAAAAGTCATCGACTGTTTTGTTGCTCAGACCCAATAGTTGTGTTGATAAAGTAAATTTCAAGAGCTTTGTTGCAAATGTTTCAAATGTTTCTAAATTATAAGACTTCCATTTTCTCTTGTTGCAaatgtttcaaaatttcaaactCTTTGCATTGGATGTTATGGACCTGGCCTAATATTCCTCAACACATATGCATGTTCAGGGAGAAGTTGTTCCTTTCAGGAATTTTCTTAACCGATTTCCTACTCCTTATTTGGCCTCCAAAAGCAGCAACCCCCTCTGGTATGCAATCCGGCGTGCATCTGCTCATATTATTGTGATATCCAGCTATTCACCTTTTGGTAACAAATCTCCTCtttcatttatttattgattttctgTACATGTTGATTATCTGTCTATATGTCATCTTGGACCACACTGTTATGAAAAATGCTATGTATCTATGATGTCACGAAATCCCTAATCTCtcactgacaaaaaaaaaaaaaaaaaaaagaagaagaagctggtTATCTGCTATATTCTAGTACATAGTTTCGCAACTTTGGTTTCATAGTATTCATAACCATAAAAAGCATGTGTTAGGTGAAACATGCATGATGTAGAGCAATAAGGAGCAAATGCTTCTATCTTCATTCTAAATTTACGAAAAAAATGTCCTCTTGATCACTTAAAAAGAAAGTGACCtgattagttattagtttatcttTAACAATGTTGGTGAcccacttttttgttttttcggcCTTAGAAGTATCATATAGTAACGGAAAGTTTTCAAGTATACCGTTGTATCGATATTTCAgtgatttttaaccgttgatcttaattatatatattatatatattttttataattaagattaacggTTAAAAATCAGTGAAACACCGGTATGACGGTACACTTGAAAATTTTCCGTAAGTAAGAGCCCATCTGTACTAGTTGCAAAAGAACTGTGATCTTTTTGCTGTACTTGCtgttctttttcaaaatgttatTGTACAGTGTACTGTATGTGTATGTGAGTGTTATATATTCCTAACAATATTGATATTTCATGACAGTGAAGTACACACCTCAGTGGACTTGGCTCAAAGATGAGCTCAAGCGAGTTGATCGGGAGAAGACACCTTGGCTCATTGTTCTAATGCATGTGCCACTCTACAACAGTAATGAAGCGCATTACATGGAGGGTGAAAGCATGCGAGCAGCTTTCGAGAGCTGGTTCATCGATCATAAAGTTGATGTGATCTTTGCTGGTCATGTTCATGCTTATGAAAGATCGGTACGGTTTCTACTCCTTTTTTCTTTCCCTGATATGGTTTTTGTCCTTGCACTACACAGACGATAGATAGCATGTGAATACGTGATTTTGGAGATACTAGCAGTTTAGGATAGAGAATATTGATATTTTCCCGTCAGAAAAAGTAAATTATACTTAAAGTGTTGTATCCTTGTGATATCTTACTATATTCTCAATAGTCAAATTTTTTTGCCCGCTTTTTCAGTATCGTTACTCCAATGTTGACTACAACATCACCAGCGGTCACCGGTATCCCGTACCGGACAAATCAGCACCTATTTACATAACAGTTGGAGATGGAGGAAATCAAGAAGGTCTTGCTTCAAGGTGAGTTAAATTGCTTTGACTTTGTCCAGTATAGGCAGCTAATCTTGTTCAAAAAAGATCACTTAATATTTGCTTTCATTTCTAGTTAATCTCTTCAAGGTTCGTGTCCATTGTAATCGTTTTATCAATGATGTAATGTGATTTTCACTTTTCAAACCTTTTATTGGCTAAGGTTTACCGAACCACAGCCTCAATACTCTGCGTTTCGAGAAGCCAGCTATGGACACTCCACTCTGGAGATAATGAATAGGACCCATGCTGTCTACCACTGGAATCGCAATGATGATGGCAAGAAAGTCAAAACTGACTCATTCGTGTTGCATAACCAGTATTGGTAGGTTCATTTTTCACTAATCtgtaaatgaatgatgcatcttCTTGTTACGAGGCTTATTATGTTAAAGCTTTATGTTAGAGCCGTATGATAATTCCCATTTTCTTGTATTTACAGGGGAAGTCATAGGAGAAGAAAGCTGAACAAGCATCTTCTAGtgaggctatttgatgcagaTACAATTACCACCATCTAAGAGAGTAGCTTGAAGAATGCATGTGTTGGGGGTAGTGAAGAAAAATAGTGTCATAAACGCTCGCTCACTAGTATATTCTGCTCAATAGTTTTGGGATGAGTGAAATACAGGTCTCTGGAAATGTAATAAGCGTGTGCTTATCATGCTAATGATTGTTAGATCACAAGATTGCAGCTGAAGAGGAAAAAGCCTAAACCAAATTAATAAATAGTGTGTACCATTAAGTAGAAGGATGATCAAGTCACCAGTCCGAGACTTGTTTTCATTAATGTGTTACTATTTGGAGATGAGGACTGAGGGATGGAGGGAAAATAATCAACGTTATGCGTCAAAGTATAATTACCTTTCTTCAAGTGTAATGTAACGGGGACGTGCATATAAAATTCAATTCAactgcttttattattattattattattattattattattattattattattattattattatgatttcaGTTTCAGTACTCAGCAAGATTTATacctatatataaatttttgtttctcTCACAATTTTAGTTATTGTCAATAATCAAATCTGATACCACAGTTTTGTAGGTGGCTGAATAGAATAGCAATTTTAAATGAGATCGTGgccttttaaagatttttttccttTAACTATAATGATATCAAAGTATATAAAAAGATggcaaaagtttattttataaatagaaatcGATTTTAGGTTTCACAATTGTTTTGGATGTGTATATGACGTTGGACAGAAAACAGCAGGTCGATAAAATATAAGCATGACAAGAGGCGGTGGCTTAGAGGTTAGAGCTAATGATCAAAGCAATTAACAGCGCAAGAAGATTTCAAGGGATAATGTGGTACAAAAATGTTTATATCTTTACCATGTTTGATGAGTATGTACATTGCTTATTGTAACCAGTAGAAAGATTCAAAATACACAATACAATAGCAGAAGTATGTTGGTGACAATATGGTCTACGTTATGCACAACTGTATTCTCTATGAACTTACATATTGTGTCAGAAACTCAAGAATCACGGTAAATTGGTTGAGGCATCCACTTGAGATGCAAATTCAAATAACCAGATTTTGCACCTTCAAGCTCAAAACGTTCTTTGTATTCCCCCTCCAATATGACCCTAGTAAGCGTCAATATGCATCTTCCCATATAATCCTGCATCAATTAAGGGCGCAACCATCAGAAAATGATAAATTGacatatctttttttttgtgtgtgggCAGAAGACACATCCATAGATTTATAACCTCCATTCAGCTGTTAATGCTCTTGATACAACATTGTCAGTCCACACATTGGTATATAAACTTTAGAGCCAATTGGCTTTAAACTCATTGAGACAATTAAAAAATGGGGCAATCTTGGTAACTAATTGAACAAACGGTGCATATATTTTACCTTTCCGAATGTGTCATGGTCATACACTTCCACCATTAGCATATCATGTAATCCATCCTCAACGACGAAGTCAAATGTTTGATTCCAAACAGGATTCAAGCAGTCATTGACAACCTGTGAATTTAACAAGCTTCCTGGGTCAAGTAAGTTCATAATGTATTGATAATTAACTAAGCTGCAATAATATAAAGCAGCGGAAAACATGAAATGCACCATTCTAGATATCATCCACAATTCCCCCATAATCCACCCCAAGAGTAAAGGAAAAAGATATAAAAGTAAGTATAATAGAGTTCGTTAACCATATCTATATTTGTTTCAGACCCATTTCTATGATTCTCGAAATGATCCTGAAGTGCAAGTTACTTTTTGTACTTGGTCCATCAAAATGAGAAGACCATACCCtggttttatttttagtttctgcTTTCTTCAAACTaagaacaacaaaaggatcaGATTTCCCCAGGAGATCGGTTGCAGGCAAATCTTCAGCAGATATCACTGTAACAGAAAGGACTCCTCTAATAATAACCTCCTTTCTCTTCTGTGTaaattcattttcatttccattagACTCTATTCCATTTGTTGAACTTTTGAGAACCTTTTCCAAGGATGTCATTGAGTACTTGGGAGCAAATGGGTTGGTAAAGCTATTCTCCATGCCAAAAGGAATGTACAAAAGCTCCAAATGTACCTGAGCATATAgaacaaaaattaagagaaaaacaaaatctattttttatgtcAGACATATAGGGGAAAATatgtttttaacatttttttttatataaacaaaagttttcaaacagaaaatgaatatAATTTCAAACATTATTGATTAGTACCATTCAGTTTTTGAACTATGGAAAGCAAAAGCATCTACACTTCAAAAATGATATTACATCTTTGTGGTTTAAAATGGACAAGTGCTCAGTGTGAATGAAAGAGGGTcacttaataaaaaaaagaaagagactcCAGTTGCAAAGTGCATAATCCCATTTCTACATGAAGCAACCAAGTTATTTTTCGAATAACTGTTGTATATACCACCCAATGCATGGAGCCAACAAGCTAATTTTTTCTCATAATATATAGGAAGATAAGACAATTGACAAACTAACAATCCCAGAAGGATAGGTTGATCAAATAGACTTTATTTATCATCTAAGGTTCTTAGAAAGTCATCTGATGGTAAATTTTCCAACAAAATAGGAATTCTCACCTGCCCTCTGTTCTTGTTATCTCTTTGGATCTCCAAATCCTTAACCAACTTCAACCACTTATCGTTAACTTTACCAGGCTCAAGTTCACTAAGCTTGACATGAGCACACCCAATCAATTCAGATGATTGTAAACCTTCAGAATCAAAGATTTTAACTACTAAGTGCTGAGTGGACTGATCTTCAACAATAAAATCAAAGTGTTCGTTCCAAATAGGATTCAAATCATTGTTCtgcagggaagaagaagaaagagtgtgATTTCTTCcacaatttaataaattaaatgctTGTAAAAGAATGGTATATaatagagacagaaaagggatggATGAATCTAACTTACAATTGTCTTGCTAGTCTTCATTCTGTCACGTAAAGGCCGTATGTATAAGACAGCATATGGATCCGATTTCCCAATGATATCCTTGTTTGTCAATTCCCTTGCTTGCACAAGCTTTACCTCTAATATCCCGACAGGCTTCAACTCCAGATCACTGGACCATAAAATACAGTGAGGACCAAAATGGCAAATCTGGAATATAGCAAACCAATATCATACCAAAGTATCTTCTGATTTGTAGTTAAAGTACTCCTATAACTTGAATACCTGTAGTCTCCAGGCAAGATAGTTACAACTTTTCTCACAGGCCATGTAATAGAATCTTCAACAGCATCCCGAATTGCCCCCTGAAACAATATAGTAGACCTAATTATTATAAAACACCTTATTTTAGGCACATAACCAATTCATCTTAGAGGCAGGAATTGGAAATGGTGGTAGCAGTTCAAACCTCAATTGCATCGTATAATCCAGGGATTGCTGATATGTCACCGCCAACGACTTTCAACGTAAAATCCAAGTTTTTCTGAAAGTTAAAAGTtctgaaaaattaaatatattacacATAGGTTCCTGAGCTTTTCAGGTCTTTGTAGAAATATGGCTTGGCAAGTGGACAAACTGAGAATGTTGGGATGAAGGCACTGCATGCAGTCAGTGTGGGTGTATTTGAGAACACTAAATATACGAGCTATGAGCAAAGAGACAGTTCCCATGGCAAGTACCTCAGATCAAGTCAGAATTAACACGCTTACTGTTGTGTCTAGCCTTGTCTAATATGTAAGAAATTTAATAAACACCTAAatgcaatttttttatatattatttggaTGATCTTGCAAAAGCATATAACCTCAGTTTAACTTGACTGAAAATGAACCTCAAGATTGCATTTGGCCCCATTCGATACCACCATTGGAAGCCTAATACTAATGCAGATGCACTGAAACACATGGAAAGTGCCTAAATTCATGAAAAAAATATCGTACCTTGTGTCTTAAAGAATAGCTAA is a window from the Arachis hypogaea cultivar Tifrunner chromosome 1, arahy.Tifrunner.gnm2.J5K5, whole genome shotgun sequence genome containing:
- the LOC112701564 gene encoding bifunctional purple acid phosphatase 26 gives rise to the protein MLLHFFLASFVFLSSVKDGSARITSSFVRSEYPSADIPLDHEAFAVPRGYNAPQQVHITQGDYDGKAVIISWVTTDEPGSCKVQYGTSENKLQDSADGSFTNYTFYQYKSGFIHQCLIEDLEYDTKYYYRIGSGDSSRDFWFKTPPKVGPDAPYKFGIIGDLGQTFNSLSTLDHYIESGAETVLFVGDLSYADRYQYNDVGQRWDTWGRFVEKSTAYQPWIWSAGNHEIDYMPYMGEVVPFRNFLNRFPTPYLASKSSNPLWYAIRRASAHIIVISSYSPFVKYTPQWTWLKDELKRVDREKTPWLIVLMHVPLYNSNEAHYMEGESMRAAFESWFIDHKVDVIFAGHVHAYERSYRYSNVDYNITSGHRYPVPDKSAPIYITVGDGGNQEGLASRFTEPQPQYSAFREASYGHSTLEIMNRTHAVYHWNRNDDGKKVKTDSFVLHNQYWGSHRRRKLNKHLLVRLFDADTITTI
- the LOC112701557 gene encoding synaptotagmin-5, translated to MGFVFGLVVGVVVGLAVIVGFVRSENARSKQRSQLAATIAAFARMSVEDSRKLLPPQFYPSWVVFSNRQKLTWLNSHLTKIWPYVNEAASELIKMSVEPILEQYRPIILASLKFSKFTLGTVAPQFTGVSIIEDGGDGVTMELEMQWDGNPSIILDIKTLLGVALPVQVKNIGFTGVFRLIFKPLVDEFPGFGAISYSLRHKKNLDFTLKVVGGDISAIPGLYDAIEGAIRDAVEDSITWPVRKVVTILPGDYSDLELKPVGILEVKLVQARELTNKDIIGKSDPYAVLYIRPLRDRMKTSKTINNDLNPIWNEHFDFIVEDQSTQHLVVKIFDSEGLQSSELIGCAHVKLSELEPGKVNDKWLKLVKDLEIQRDNKNRGQVHLELLYIPFGMENSFTNPFAPKYSMTSLEKVLKSSTNGIESNGNENEFTQKRKEVIIRGVLSVTVISAEDLPATDLLGKSDPFVVLSLKKAETKNKTRVVNDCLNPVWNQTFDFVVEDGLHDMLMVEVYDHDTFGKDYMGRCILTLTRVILEGEYKERFELEGAKSGYLNLHLKWMPQPIYRDS